GGATCGTCAACGGCATGCTCGACGAGATGGAGACGATGATCAGTGCGCTTGCCAGCGTCGGCAACGATATCGCCCATGATCTCCGAACTCCGCTCACGCGCGTCCGCCTGGCGCTGGAGCGCGGGCGAACGCATGCGGCAACGCTGGAGGAGCTCCAGGAGGTTACGGATAATGCCATCGCCGGCATCGACCAGTCGCTGGCGATCGTGACGGCCTTGCTGCGCCTGACCGAGATCGAGAACAACCGTCGCACGGCCGGCTTCGGCGACGTGGCGCTCGACGAGATACTGCGCGAGGTCCTCGACGTCTATGAGCCCATCGCCGAGGACAAACGCATTGGGCTCGGTGTCGTCGTCGAGCGCAATGTGCGGGTGTGGGGAGACCGCGACCTGCTGTTCGAGGCGGTCGCTAACCTCGTCGACAATGCCATCAAGTTCACGCCGTCAGGCGGACGGGTGGAGCTCGCCCTGGAAGCGGAGGATGACACCGCGCTCGTAAGCGTGAGCGATACCGGGCCCGGCATCAGCGAGCAGGAGCGCGAGGCGGTGCTGCGGCGCTTCTACCGCTCCGACAGGATGCGCAATACACCGGGCGTCGGATTAGGGCTGAGCCTGGTGGCCGCCATCGTCAAGCTGCATGGCTTCCGGCTGATCATCGGACCGGCGCCAGGAGGGCGTGTCGAGATCCTTGCCTGGACCCGAGGAGCGGCCAAATCCGCAACCCGCCGGGTCGCGGACGGCGCTGCATGCAGGCGCCAGCCAGATGGGATGAGCCAAATGAAGCGCGATGCTTTCGCGAATGGTCAGCCGGATTTGAGTGTGGGAGTGACGAATGCAGACTAGCCACGAAATTGCAAGGCGCGATCCGGTCACCGTGCCGGGCGCATCGATGTTGACGCCGTTCCTCAGCGCCTATTCTGCGGCCATCAGGCGCTTCGACCTGCTTGAGCCGGGGCAGGAGCAGCAGCTGGCGCGTAGCTGGCAGGAAACGCGGGACCGCGGCGCAGCGGATGCACTCGTCACCAGCCATCTTCGGCTCGCCGCCAAGCTGGCGCGCGGCTATCAGGGATATGGCCTGCCGTTGGTCGATCTGATCGCGGAAGCGAATTTGGGTCTCGTGATCGCAGCGTCTCGCTTCGAACCCGGCCGCGGCGCCCGCTTTTCGACCTATGCGATCTGGTGGATCAAGGCCGCCATTCACGAATATATCCTGCGGTCATGGTCCCTGGTGAAGATCGGAACGACGGCCGCGCAGAAGAAGCTGTTCTTCAAACTCCGCAGCGAGATCAGGAAGGCCACCGGCAGTGCAATGACTGGGCTTACGCCTGACGTCGCCGAGTTGATCGCCGGGAAGCTGGAGGTGACGGCGCGAGAGGTGCTCGAGATGGACGTGCGGCTCAATGGCGACATGTCGCTGAACGCGCGCGTCGGCAGCGAGGACAATGGAACCGAGTTGGAGGCCCTTCTGGTCGATGAGGCGGTCGACGCCGAGACGGTGCTCGTCGATCACGAGCAGACGGAGCGGCGCACCAGGGCCTTGCGCGCCGCGCTGGGCGGGCTTGCTGCGCGGGAACGCCGTGTCTTCGAAGCGCGGCGGTTGACGGAATCTCCTGTCACGCGCGATCAGCTCGCCCGCGAATTGTCCATCTCCAGTGAACGCGTTCGACAGATCGAAAATCGCGCGTTCGCCAAGGTCAAGCGCGCCGTCGTGCTCGCCGCGCAGGAGGCATCACGCGCTGCCGTATGCAGCGTCTGAATTGCTTTTCATTTGAACGGAGGTCCGACCGTCCTCACCTGTCCGACGATCTCGCGTCATTTGCTTCAGGCAGACCACCATGGGAATTGTTCGTTTCGCGCTGCGGCTTCCGCACACATTCTATGTGCTTGCGGCCCTGATCCTGTTTCTCGGCGGCATCGCGATCCGGTCGATGCCAACCGATGTTTTCCCGGAGATCCAGATCCCGGTCGTCACGGTGATCTGGAGCTATACTGGGCTTTCGACCCCGGAGATGGAGCAGCGCGTCAGCACCTACAGCCAATATTCGATCAGTGCCAATGTCAGCGGGATCAAGAATATCGAGGCGCAGACCCTCAACGGTCTGTCGGTTCAGAGAATCTATTTCCAGCCGGACGTCAATCTCGATCTCGCGATCTCGCAGATCGTCTCCGCGACGAACGCCATCCGCGCCCTGATGCCACCCGGCATCCAGCCGCCGATCATCGTGCAGTTCAATGCCTCGAGCGTGCCGGTGCTCCAGCTCAGCCTCGAGTCGAACAGCCTGAACGAGCAGCAGCTCTACGATTTCGGCATTTACCGGGTCCGCCAGCAACTGGCGCCCGTGCCGGGCGTGACCTTGCCCACGCCGGCCGGCGGCAAATACCGCCAGATCATGGTCGACATCGATCCGAACAAGCTCTTGTCGCGGGGACTGACGCCGCTCGACATCGTCAACGCGGTGAACACCCAGAACCTGACGCTGCCGACCGGCACGACCAAGATCGGCGACACCCAGTACACCGTTCGCACCAACGCGACGCCGGCCACGATCCACGATCTCAACATGATTCCGGTCAAGTTCGCGAACGGCGCGACGATCTTCCTGAAGGACGTCGCCCAGGTCCGCGACGGCGCCCAGGTCCAGCAGAACATCGTCCGCGAGGACGGCCATCGCGCCGTCCTGCTCAGCGTCATCAAGAACGGAAATGCCTCCACGCTTGCCGTCGTCAATGGCGTGAAGGCGGCGCTGGCGTCGATCCGCGCGGCGGCTCCGGCGGGGATGAAGATCAACGAGCTATTCGACCAGTCGATATTCGTCACCCATTCGGTCAATGGTGTTCTGCGCGAAGGGGCGATTGCGGCGGGCCTCACGGCGCTGATGATCCTGGTGTTCCTGGGGTCGTGGCGATCGACGCTGGTCGTCCTGATCTCGATCCCGCTGGCGATGCTGTCCTCGCTGATCGTTCTGTATTTTCTCGGCGAGACCCTCAACACGATGACGCTCGGCGGGCTTGCCCTCGCGGTCGGCATCCTCGTCGACGATTCGACGGTGACGATCGAGAACACCCACCGGCTCTGGACCGAGGAAGGCATGCCGCTGCCGGATGCGACCCTGCACGGCGCTGCTGAAATCGCGGTGCCGACGCTGGTCTCGACGCTCGCGATCAGTTGCGTGTTCACCTCGGTCGTGTTTCTGGAAGGGCCGGCCAAATATCTATTCACGCCGCTGGGCCTCGCGGTCGTGTTCGCGATGCTGGCGTCATACGGACTGTCGCGGACGCTCACGCCGATCACGATCGGCCTGCTGCTGAAGGGCGAGCGGCGTCACGGCGAGGGCGATCGCCCGTCGAGTATCTTTGCGCGCGCCTCTGCCGCGTTCGAGCGCGGGTTCGAACGCCTACGCAATGGCTATTCCAATCTCCTGCTGGCGCTGCTGCGGTATCGGGTCATCGTCCCCGTCGTCGCCGTAGCGGTGTTGGCGCTCGGAGCGACCATGTTCGTCTATGTCGGGCGGGACTTTTATCCCCTGATCGACGGCGGCCAGATCCAGCTCCACGTTCGCGCGCCCGCTGGCACCCGCATCGAGCGGACGGAAGCGATTTTCCAGGCGGTCGAGGACAAGATCCGCGAAGTCATTCCGGACAAGGACCGGGCGCTGATCGTGGACAATATCGGCCTCCCGGCGCGCGCCTACAATCTCGCATTCACTGACGGATCGACGATCGGGGTGAACGACGGTACCATCCTCGTGTCGCTGAAGGACGGTCACCAGCCGACAGCGGACTACATCAGGAAGCTGCGGCAGGTGCTGCCATCGGCGTTTCCGGAGGACACCTTCTATTTCCAGGCCGCGGACATCGTGACGCAAATCCTGAATTTCGGCCTTCCGGCGCAGATCGATGTCCGCACCGTCGGTTATGGTAGCAACAACCTGGCGGTGGCCAAGGAGCTGCAGAAGAGTCTCGCGGCGATTCCCGGTGTCGTCGATGCGCATCTGCAGCAGGAGGTCGATGCTCCCGCGTTCTATGCCGACATCGACCGCACCCGCGCCGCGCAGCTTGGCCTCAATGCCAGCACGGTGGCGACCAATATCAATGTCAGCCTCAGTTCGTCCGCGCAGGTGTCACCTAATTTCTGGACGGATCCGACGTCGGGAATTCCATACTACCTGGCGGTGCAGACACCCGAATACAGGGCCAACTCGCTGAACGCCCTGGGCAACACGCCGGTGTCGGCCTCGCTTGCCGCAAGCGGGCAGACGGTGCCCGGCCTCCTCAGCAATGTCGCGACGTTCAAGCGCGGGACCGTTCCCACCAATTCGAACCAGGCCAACGTCCAGCCGGTGTATGACGTCTATGCGAGCGTGCAGGGTCGCGATCTCGGCAGCGTTGCGGCTGACATCGAGAAGGTGACGTCCACCCTGCAGAAGCAGTTGCAGCCGGGCAATTCGATCCAGGTTCTGGGCCAGATCCAGAGCATGCATCAGTCGTTCCGGGATCTCGGGATCGGACTGTTGTTCGCGGCCATCCTGGTCTACCTGCTGATGGTCGTGAACTACCAGAATTTCGGCGATCCCTTCGTCGTCATCCTGGCGCTGCCGGCGACGTTCTGCGGCATCGTGACGATGCTGTTCATCACCGGGACGACGCTGAACGTGCCATCGCTGATGGGAGCCATCATGGCGATCGGCGTTGCTTCCGCAAATTCCATCCTGCTCGTGACCTTCGCGCGGGACGAGCAGTTGAAGGGACACTCCGCGTTCCAGGCGGCGCTGAGCGCTGGCCGGACGAGGATCCGGCCCGTGCTGATGACCGCGGCGGCGATGATCGTGGGCATGATCCCGATGGCGATTGGTGGGCCGGGCGAAGAGCAGAATGCCGCACTTGCGCGGGCGGTCATCGGGGGATTGCTGTTTGCGACCCCGACCACCTTGCTGATCGTGCCCTATCTCTTTGCGATGCTGCGCAAAGGCAACGACGGCAAGCCTCACCACGGCGTATTCGAGGAGCAACCGGAATGAGCGATGTTCGCGCAAGGACTAATGACGAGGAGGCGAAAGATCGCCCCGGGGCGGAAAGCCTGCGGATCGTGGAGCTGCCTGGCAAGGGCGAACGATCCGGACGCCGTTACGGCGGCGCGCTGCTTGGAGGCAGCGCACTCCTGCTGCTTGCGGGCGGTCTCGGCATTGGCGGCTGGCGGCATTATGAGGCCGCGCGTGACGTTGCCGCGATGGCCG
The genomic region above belongs to Bradyrhizobium arachidis and contains:
- a CDS encoding sensor histidine kinase; protein product: MHQIQLIRSATFLWALAVAAAFGLFVVALFAFVYFKLDDYLVARSDRMITRQIHFMADLPPARRVNAIADHLAQDSRGVQYAGLFDAAGVRLAGNIERVPRGLQLDGAVQGVRLDLFEKPVLHVPVVRAVGTRLEGGDVVVMGRNVDETREISSVVGEALALGLLPAFSLCLLAGAWLSLRAQRRVEEVNQRVQRIVAGELRERLPEGDTDDSFARLAGIVNGMLDEMETMISALASVGNDIAHDLRTPLTRVRLALERGRTHAATLEELQEVTDNAIAGIDQSLAIVTALLRLTEIENNRRTAGFGDVALDEILREVLDVYEPIAEDKRIGLGVVVERNVRVWGDRDLLFEAVANLVDNAIKFTPSGGRVELALEAEDDTALVSVSDTGPGISEQEREAVLRRFYRSDRMRNTPGVGLGLSLVAAIVKLHGFRLIIGPAPGGRVEILAWTRGAAKSATRRVADGAACRRQPDGMSQMKRDAFANGQPDLSVGVTNAD
- the rpoH gene encoding RNA polymerase sigma factor RpoH, whose translation is MQTSHEIARRDPVTVPGASMLTPFLSAYSAAIRRFDLLEPGQEQQLARSWQETRDRGAADALVTSHLRLAAKLARGYQGYGLPLVDLIAEANLGLVIAASRFEPGRGARFSTYAIWWIKAAIHEYILRSWSLVKIGTTAAQKKLFFKLRSEIRKATGSAMTGLTPDVAELIAGKLEVTAREVLEMDVRLNGDMSLNARVGSEDNGTELEALLVDEAVDAETVLVDHEQTERRTRALRAALGGLAARERRVFEARRLTESPVTRDQLARELSISSERVRQIENRAFAKVKRAVVLAAQEASRAAVCSV
- a CDS encoding efflux RND transporter permease subunit, with product MGIVRFALRLPHTFYVLAALILFLGGIAIRSMPTDVFPEIQIPVVTVIWSYTGLSTPEMEQRVSTYSQYSISANVSGIKNIEAQTLNGLSVQRIYFQPDVNLDLAISQIVSATNAIRALMPPGIQPPIIVQFNASSVPVLQLSLESNSLNEQQLYDFGIYRVRQQLAPVPGVTLPTPAGGKYRQIMVDIDPNKLLSRGLTPLDIVNAVNTQNLTLPTGTTKIGDTQYTVRTNATPATIHDLNMIPVKFANGATIFLKDVAQVRDGAQVQQNIVREDGHRAVLLSVIKNGNASTLAVVNGVKAALASIRAAAPAGMKINELFDQSIFVTHSVNGVLREGAIAAGLTALMILVFLGSWRSTLVVLISIPLAMLSSLIVLYFLGETLNTMTLGGLALAVGILVDDSTVTIENTHRLWTEEGMPLPDATLHGAAEIAVPTLVSTLAISCVFTSVVFLEGPAKYLFTPLGLAVVFAMLASYGLSRTLTPITIGLLLKGERRHGEGDRPSSIFARASAAFERGFERLRNGYSNLLLALLRYRVIVPVVAVAVLALGATMFVYVGRDFYPLIDGGQIQLHVRAPAGTRIERTEAIFQAVEDKIREVIPDKDRALIVDNIGLPARAYNLAFTDGSTIGVNDGTILVSLKDGHQPTADYIRKLRQVLPSAFPEDTFYFQAADIVTQILNFGLPAQIDVRTVGYGSNNLAVAKELQKSLAAIPGVVDAHLQQEVDAPAFYADIDRTRAAQLGLNASTVATNINVSLSSSAQVSPNFWTDPTSGIPYYLAVQTPEYRANSLNALGNTPVSASLAASGQTVPGLLSNVATFKRGTVPTNSNQANVQPVYDVYASVQGRDLGSVAADIEKVTSTLQKQLQPGNSIQVLGQIQSMHQSFRDLGIGLLFAAILVYLLMVVNYQNFGDPFVVILALPATFCGIVTMLFITGTTLNVPSLMGAIMAIGVASANSILLVTFARDEQLKGHSAFQAALSAGRTRIRPVLMTAAAMIVGMIPMAIGGPGEEQNAALARAVIGGLLFATPTTLLIVPYLFAMLRKGNDGKPHHGVFEEQPE